The following coding sequences lie in one Maribacter forsetii DSM 18668 genomic window:
- a CDS encoding metal-dependent hydrolase family protein, whose translation MKKSLFLLVLLVFTGATAQDIYLQCGKIVDVESGKVLSEKTIVISGNKITEIKNGYIVGGDQDQVVDLKLKTILPGFIDMHVHIESESSPSRYLEAFTMNEADVAFESTVYAKRTLMAGFTTVRDLGGSGVNIALKNAINKGTVVGPRIFTAGKALATTGGHADPTNGRSNELMGDPGPKEGVVNSPADGRKAVRQRYKDGADVIKITATGGVLSVAKNGQNPQFTIEEIKAITETAKDYGMLTAAHAHGDEGMQRAILGGIKTIEHGTLMSEETMELMIKHDTYMVPTISAGQEAARLAKIPNYLPPVVAKKALEIGPKLNATFAKAYKKGVSIAFGTDSGVSPHGDNAKEFIYMNKAGMPIIEALRSATITNAMLLGEKELGQIKEGYLADIVAVNENPLDNVETLTDVVFVMKDGVVYKQ comes from the coding sequence ATGAAAAAATCATTATTTCTTTTAGTTTTACTGGTATTTACAGGCGCAACTGCACAAGACATATATCTTCAGTGCGGTAAAATTGTAGATGTTGAATCGGGTAAGGTATTGTCTGAGAAAACAATTGTTATTTCGGGTAACAAGATTACAGAAATCAAAAATGGTTATATAGTTGGTGGTGATCAAGATCAGGTGGTAGATTTAAAGTTAAAGACCATATTACCAGGTTTTATAGATATGCATGTGCACATTGAAAGCGAATCTAGTCCGTCAAGATATTTAGAGGCTTTTACCATGAATGAAGCTGATGTAGCCTTTGAATCCACGGTTTATGCTAAAAGAACATTAATGGCAGGCTTTACAACCGTACGTGATTTAGGCGGGTCGGGAGTAAATATTGCCTTAAAAAATGCAATTAATAAAGGTACTGTTGTTGGTCCACGTATTTTTACAGCAGGTAAAGCACTTGCTACTACAGGTGGTCATGCAGATCCAACTAACGGTAGAAGTAATGAATTAATGGGTGATCCGGGACCAAAAGAAGGTGTAGTCAATTCACCCGCAGATGGCAGAAAAGCGGTTCGCCAACGTTATAAAGATGGTGCGGATGTCATTAAGATTACTGCTACTGGTGGTGTTTTAAGTGTTGCTAAAAATGGTCAGAACCCTCAGTTTACTATTGAAGAAATAAAAGCAATTACAGAAACGGCTAAAGATTACGGTATGCTTACAGCAGCGCATGCGCATGGTGATGAAGGTATGCAAAGAGCCATTTTAGGAGGAATTAAAACTATTGAGCATGGTACATTGATGTCAGAGGAAACAATGGAATTAATGATTAAGCATGATACGTATATGGTGCCGACCATTTCTGCAGGACAAGAAGCGGCTAGGTTGGCAAAAATACCAAACTACTTACCACCTGTTGTAGCTAAGAAAGCTTTGGAGATTGGTCCTAAATTGAATGCAACTTTTGCAAAAGCTTATAAAAAGGGGGTGAGTATCGCTTTTGGTACCGATTCTGGAGTGTCGCCTCATGGAGATAATGCTAAAGAATTTATCTACATGAACAAAGCAGGTATGCCTATCATAGAAGCGTTACGTTCAGCTACAATTACAAATGCAATGCTTTTAGGCGAGAAAGAATTAGGACAAATCAAAGAAGGTTATTTAGCCGATATCGTTGCAGTAAATGAAAACCCATTAGATAATGTAGAAACATTAACAGATGTTGTTTTTGTTATGAAAGATGGTGTTGTGTATAAGCAATGA
- a CDS encoding acyltransferase family protein — protein sequence MNKLKNRYLSLDVFRGMDVALMIIVNSPGNGDTSFGILKHAVWNGFTLTDLVFPTFLFVVGNAMSFSMKKYEDEGSNTFFKKVLKRFSIIFLLGFLMYWFPFFEDGGLKPIAETRIFGVLQRIALCYLFASILLHYFKTKSVLIFSALALIGYQIILLVFGDLSLMGNAVLKLDKFLIGADHMYHGNGGVAFDPEGLLSTLPAIVNVIAGYFTGKFIQKSGQNFETIAKLIMVAGLLVVAGFAWDLIFPFNKKLWSSSFVLLTSGIDIFIIAVLIYLLDMSKPGKWTYFFEVFGRNTLFIYLLSELFIISLAVISMNGTNAYNWIADNIFIATAGDYFGSLLFALWIMFTCWLVGYIMDKKGIYIKV from the coding sequence TTGCGCTCATGATTATAGTGAACTCCCCCGGAAATGGTGACACGAGTTTTGGAATTTTGAAACACGCCGTTTGGAACGGATTTACACTTACCGATCTTGTCTTTCCTACATTTTTGTTCGTGGTAGGTAATGCGATGAGTTTTAGTATGAAAAAATACGAAGACGAAGGAAGTAATACATTTTTCAAAAAGGTTCTAAAACGCTTTTCTATAATATTTTTATTAGGGTTTCTTATGTATTGGTTTCCATTTTTTGAAGATGGTGGTTTAAAACCGATTGCAGAGACCAGAATATTTGGAGTATTACAACGAATTGCACTATGCTATTTATTCGCTTCTATCCTACTCCATTATTTTAAAACAAAATCTGTATTGATTTTCAGTGCCCTAGCATTGATAGGTTATCAAATTATATTGTTAGTTTTTGGAGACCTCTCTTTAATGGGCAATGCCGTTTTAAAACTTGACAAATTCTTAATTGGCGCAGACCATATGTATCATGGTAATGGTGGCGTAGCTTTTGACCCCGAGGGATTATTAAGCACCTTACCTGCTATAGTAAATGTTATTGCAGGATATTTTACCGGAAAATTCATTCAAAAAAGCGGTCAGAATTTTGAAACCATTGCAAAACTTATAATGGTTGCAGGTCTTCTTGTTGTAGCAGGATTTGCATGGGATTTAATATTCCCGTTCAATAAAAAGCTTTGGTCCAGCTCTTTTGTATTACTTACTAGCGGAATAGACATATTTATTATAGCCGTTTTAATATATCTACTGGATATGTCCAAACCTGGCAAATGGACGTATTTCTTTGAAGTATTTGGCAGAAATACACTATTCATTTACCTATTATCCGAACTGTTCATTATCAGCTTGGCAGTAATATCCATGAATGGCACAAATGCTTATAACTGGATAGCAGATAACATTTTCATTGCCACAGCTGGCGATTATTTTGGTTCGCTATTATTTGCTTTATGGATAATGTTTACCTGCTGGCTAGTTGGTTATATTATGGACAAGAAAGGAATTTATATAAAGGTGTGA